The window ACCTCCTCATCGGCGACCGGACCGCCGAGCTGATCAAGATCGAGATCGGCGAGGCATACCCCGACCCCGAGGTCCATACCATGGAGGTCAAGGGGCGCGATCTGGTTTCCGGCATCCCCAAAACCGTGGTCATCAACTCCGTTGAGATTCGCGACGCCCTCTCCGAACCGGTCAACGCCATTGTCGAGGCGGTCAAGATCTGCCTCGAACGGACCCCTCCCGAATTGGCCGCCGACATCGTCGACAAGGGGATTGTGCTTGCCGGTGGCGGTGCTCTGTTGCGCAATCTCGATCTCCTGCTCCGCGAAGAGACCGGTCTGCCGGTGGTTACCGCCGAAGACCCCCTTTCCTGCGTAGTTCTCGGCTCGGGCAAGGTCCTCGACGAACTGAATCTGCTGAGAAGCGTTGCCATTTCTTCATAGGTGTCGCCGGTCGTGGTCTGAGACCACGACGGAGACTGCGGGAGCTGTCCCGCATTTTCGGCCGCCGCGGCCGGTGGATGCACCTTCCCGCCACACACCGTTCGATGCTTGTGCGGTTAGCGTCGCTCGATGCATCTCCAGTATCCATACATGCAAGATAATCGGATAGACATAGTGGTTCCGGTCTGGAACCGGCCGGTGGAAACCAGAGACTGTCTGGTGAGCCTTGTCGAATACACCCCATCCAGCCGTCTGATCCTGGTCGACAACTGCAGCGACCGCGAGACCGAGCGGATGCTGGAGGAGTTTGCCGAAGCCCTCGATGTGCGCGTGCTCCTGTTGAAGACCAAAGTCAACGAAGGGTTCGTAAAGGCCGTCAACAGGGGGGTGTCGAGATCTGAAACGCCATTGGTTGCCGTGGTTCGCCATAACTCGCGGGTTACCCAAAGCTGGCTCGAACCGCTTCTGGCATTTGCCGGCGATGAACCGTCCGCCGGTATTGTGGTGCCCCGGTTTGTCGATGCCGGCTCCCGCCGTCGCGGCAACGGTGAAATCCCGCTTGCCCGCGGGATGGAGTTGCAAGCCGCAGATTTTGCCGCCCTCATGATGCGACGCAGTCTCTTGGAACAGATCGGCGGTTTCAACGAAGAGCTGGATGGCGGGGAGTGGTGTCTCAAGGAGTTCTCCCGCAGGGCTTACCGTGCCGGGTTCACGACTTGTGCCGTGCCCGAGGGGCAGGTCTATCGCTCTGAGGATGTGCAGCTCGGTTCGTTGACCCGACGTGCAGAGCATGAGAAGTCGATCAGCAGTCAATTTGTCGAGCAGTGGGGTACTGAACGCCGCTTCTGTCTCCATCTCCCCAAGGAGAGCGACATCGCCGCCTTCATGGCGACATTCCCTGTGATCATCGCTGCGGCCCGGCAGGGTCACAGGATAACGATACTGGCGCATGCACGGGTAGCGCGCGAGCTGCTGCGCCAAGGGCTGCATCAGCGCCACCGACACGTCGAGATTGTGGCGCTGCCCGGTCTTATGCCGGCCCGGACGGTGCGGCAGGTACTGGAGAGGTTTGCGGAGCCGCCGCCCCTTATTGATGTACAGAAGGGGACGCCGTGCCCCGGCTTTACCGCAACCATGGATTTTGCCGAGTTCGTGCAGATGGTCAGCGCCACGGAGAGAGATGTCTATGGCCGTCGGCTGGAGAGCGCGCTGCCGCCTGTCTGACCAGCCGGACCCGGAGATTCCGGGCGGAATGCCTGAAAGGGAGGATTGCATGCAGGAGGAGATCCGGCAGCAACTGAAGGAACATTGCCAAGTCATGGCAAAGGTCGAGAAACTGCTTGCTCCACGGATTGCCGCAGTTGCAGAGCTTCTGGTTTCGGTGCTGCAGGGGGGCGGAAAACTGTTGGTCATGGGCAACGGAGGGTCGGCAGCGGATGCCCAGCACTTTGCCGCCGAGATTGTCGGTCGCTTCAAGATGGAGCGCCGGGCCTTGCCTGCCATCGCCTTGACCACCGACACCTCGATTCTCAGCGCCATCGGCAACGATTACGGTTTCGACCGGATTTTTTCCCGACAGGTCGAGGCGCTGGCCCAGGCAGGTGACGTGGTGGTCGGCATCTCCACCAGCGGCAACTCTCCCAACGTGCAGATTGCCCTGGAGGCTGCCCGCGCGGCTGGTTGCAGGACCGTGGCCCTCTTGGGACGCGACGGTGGGAGCATCGCCGGGATCGTCGATTTGCCGCTGGTCATGCCGAGCCACGATACCCCCCGCATCCAGGAAGGACACATCACCATGATCCATATCATCTGCGATCTCGTCGAAAAAGGGCTGTTTGCCCCGTGACCGGAGCCGAGCCGACAGGGAAGCGAGCGGTCTTTCTCGACCGTGACGGTACCATCAACGTGGAGCGCGAATATTTGCACCGTCCGGAGGATTTCCATTTCGTCTCCGGCGCCCCCGAGGCGATCCGGCTCTTTCGGGAAGCGGGTTTCCTGGTGGTGGTTGTTACCAACCAGTCCGGCATTGGGCGGGGCTATTACGACGAGGCAGCGGTTGAGGAGTTGCACCGGCACATGGACACCGAACTTGCCGTGGCAGGCGCC of the Geobacter sp. genome contains:
- a CDS encoding glycosyltransferase, encoding MHLQYPYMQDNRIDIVVPVWNRPVETRDCLVSLVEYTPSSRLILVDNCSDRETERMLEEFAEALDVRVLLLKTKVNEGFVKAVNRGVSRSETPLVAVVRHNSRVTQSWLEPLLAFAGDEPSAGIVVPRFVDAGSRRRGNGEIPLARGMELQAADFAALMMRRSLLEQIGGFNEELDGGEWCLKEFSRRAYRAGFTTCAVPEGQVYRSEDVQLGSLTRRAEHEKSISSQFVEQWGTERRFCLHLPKESDIAAFMATFPVIIAAARQGHRITILAHARVARELLRQGLHQRHRHVEIVALPGLMPARTVRQVLERFAEPPPLIDVQKGTPCPGFTATMDFAEFVQMVSATERDVYGRRLESALPPV
- the gmhA gene encoding D-sedoheptulose 7-phosphate isomerase, with the protein product MQEEIRQQLKEHCQVMAKVEKLLAPRIAAVAELLVSVLQGGGKLLVMGNGGSAADAQHFAAEIVGRFKMERRALPAIALTTDTSILSAIGNDYGFDRIFSRQVEALAQAGDVVVGISTSGNSPNVQIALEAARAAGCRTVALLGRDGGSIAGIVDLPLVMPSHDTPRIQEGHITMIHIICDLVEKGLFAP